The genomic region CAATTTCACGCTTTCGCTCGCTCCTCCGTCGTTGACCGACGAGATCGCCGCCTATTGGCGTGCGTTCAAATCGATCTCCCCTGGCACGATTGCTTGTCACGCTTCTGTGGCTCCGCATCATCGCTGCCGCCTTTACCTCAAACCACGAAAGTTACAAACATGTCTCAGACCTACAACCTCTTCTTCTTTGGCTATCACATCGTGATCAGCCTCGTTGCCGCCTTCGTCTCACTCAAGAGCGGTGCGTTTACGAAGGTGTCCGTTACAATCGACGGCGTTCCCTTCACGCTGTCACACAGCACCGATACGAGCGAGCATCTTCGGCTTGCTAAGGCGCTCATCCAGAAGAGATATCCTGGAATTGCCTATCAAGGACACAAGCACGCGGGGCATACAATCGGAATTTACTTCCCCATGCAGCCCTTCGGATATCCCACTCAGGCGAAATCCGACCATTACTCCATTGATGGCGTTCACTACGATCTTACGCGCGGCGCCGTGCCGCTTCCCGAGTGTCTTGAACGTGCTAAGGCGAAGGTACGCGAGATTTACGGCGTCTAGCTCCTAAAACAAGGCCCTTCGTCCGCAAGCGGACGAAGGGCTTTTGCTTTGTCGGCATTGGTCATGCCTCCCGATCATCGATAACTCCGCGCCCCAGTCCGCGCCACCTCGACTAATTCCTGGCGGCTCTCAACGCTCTCCGCTGGGCGGAAATCCTTGATGCTCAGCGGCCACGCCTTTTCCACCTCCATCGAACACCCATAACCTTTGCGCACCATCTTCCCTCGCACGATCACCGCAGGAGACAATAAAATCGTGGCCATGTTGTTCTCAATCGCGTCATTGTAAAACGCGGTCTGCATATACGCCGATTCATCCTCGATAGTCGTGAAGAGAAATCTTCCGCCAGCCTTATTTGGCGGCCTATGAGGTCGGATGTTCAAGCCCGCCACAGTCGCCCTGTACCCCGTTTTTAGCTGCATCGCTTCGTGCGCAGTAATGATGCCTCGCGCCGCCAGCGACTGTCTCAGATGAGCAAACGGATGACAACTCGTGGTCACCGAGATGATCCGCCATTCCCAGAGCAGTTTATCCCAGTCGCTGAAATCCTCGATTTCCCAGGCTATTGGTGTGGCGTCCGCGCCGACCATGCGGAGTTCTAGGCGCTGTTGTGAACTGCTCGTGGTGTCGGCGCGGATCGCCTGGGCTTTGGCGATGGTTTCATTCAGCCGCCAAATGAGGCCGCGCCGATTGTAATCATGAAGGTCGTCGAACGCGCCGCACAAGATCAAGCTCTCAAGCAGATCGCGGCGAAGTGGAACACGCACGCAGAAGTCGAGGAGGCTGCGGTAGGCGCCACTTTCTCTCTGTGCCAAGATAGCATCCACGTCCTCGTTGCGGATGCCGCTGAGCAGACAAAATCCAATGCGGATCGAGATCGCCTGGTCGTCCGTGGTGCAGGCCAAGGCGCTTTCGTTGATGCTTAGCGGGAGGATTTGCGCTCCGCGCCGCCGTGCCTCGGCTGCAATTGATTGTGGAGCGTAGAACCCGCAGGGAGTATCGCTGCTCATGAGCGCGGAGTAATACTGGATCGGACGATGACAGATCATGTAAGCCGTTTTCTGCGCGGTGAGGGCGAATGACGCAGAATGGGACTCGGTGAAGCCCAAGGAACCCCATCCCTCCAGTTCATCCATGATCTTGTGTGCGTTTTCAAGAGAAAGGTCGCGGTGCACGTAACACGCTCGCTTCACAAAACTCTGCCGCGCCTGCCCCATCGTTCCGAAACGCGCGTGTTTAGCCAGTTGCTTACGCCAAACTTCGGCCTGGGCGTCGTTAATGTTCAGCATGGCTGCGATGATGTAGCTGACTTGTTCCTGGAAGCAACACACGCCGTAAGTCCGCCCAAGGATCGGCTCCAATGCTGGATGGAGATATTCGATTCTTGAGTACCCATTACGCGCCGCGACGTATTTCTTGACAGCCCGCGCTTTTATTGGACCTGGTCTTATAAGTGCAATCGCGGCCACAGTGTGCTCAAAATCGCTTGGATGAAGCTGGGTTGCGAGAGCAGCCTGAGCAGGGGAACCGAGTTGAAATGCCCCCATGTTTGCGCCGCTCCACAGCATGCGGTAAGTCGCTTGGTCCTCGCGTGGAATGGTGTCGTATTGGAAGTTTGCATCCGACCGCTGGATGTCGCGCTCAGCGTCTTTCACGACTGCGAGTATGGGCAAGGAGAGAATGTCGAGCTTCACACTACCAGCGGTCTCAACATCATCCTTGTCCAACATCACAATGGGCAATACACCGCGCGCCGAAGGCGTAACCACATTCAAGTTGGAGAGAGGAAGGCCACTAATCACCAACCCAGAGCTGTGTGAACCCATGTGTCTCGGGTGTCCTGCGATTTTGCTGCACAAGTCAAAGAGCTGTTCAAATCTCTTAGTTAAAGATGCGTAAGCGCGAAGCTCAGGGTTTCGTTGAAACGATTCGGCGATCTTACTAGCATCGGCAAATCCCGAGATATGGCGCGTGAACCACGCTAGGGCTTGTGGCGGCAACGCCAATGCTTTACCGACATCTCGCAACGCACCTTTTGCGTGATATGTTGCGTATGTATTACAAAGCGCCACATTCTCCTCGCCGTAAGTTCGTGCAACCCAGCGGAACACATCATCACGCCGCCGCGCTTCGAAGTCGATGTCTACATCTGGGCGTTTTCCAACGGACAAAAATCTCGCGAAAGGCAATCGTCTTTCGATCACATCGACATCTGTCAAATTTAGTCCGTACATCACAATTGAATCAGCAGCAGAACCACGTCCAGTCACCGTGATCCCTTCACCCCGCGCCCACTGCACAATTCTGGCCGCATGAAGTACGTAAGATGAATAGCCCAGCATGTCGATCACGGTCAGCTCTTCATTCAGCCGTCTGCGTACCTGATCAGGAAGTCCACGATATCGCCGTGTAGCGCCGCTAAAGGCGAGGTGTCGGAGATGTTGCGCCACTTCTATGCCCCCTGGCGTCGGATAGGCAGGAGTGATTTCTTCCCCAAGCGGCATGATCCCGTCGCCGCTGCACTGTTCAGCGATCATCATCGAACTGGCGATAGCTTCAGGACACCAGGCGAACAGATCGCACATCTCTTGCGCTGACTTCATCCTCCGCTCTGAATTGAAGGGCCTGGCGATATGGTTGTCGGCCACCGTGATCCCCATGGAAATGCAGCGCTTGATGTCGTGGGCGATCATTCCATCGCTGGTGGCGTAGTGGACGTTGTTCGTTGCAACGCAACGCGCTCCGATCCGCCGCGCCATAAGGACCAACTCGTGGCAGACTCTGGTGGCATGTGGGGTGCTGTCGTCTTGCAGCTCGATGAAGAGATCGGCGCCGAAAATCGCCTTGAGTTGTCGCGCAATTTCAAGCGCGTCGTTGTAGCGATGATCGCGAATGAGCGAACTGATTTTTCCTTGTCTACATCCTGTGAGACAGATCACCCCTTCGGTGTGAAGACCAAGCTGATCCCACGGCAGAGCTGGCGTGAGGCGACCGCCGATGGCGTACGCGGTGGACAGTAAGCGGCAGATATTTCCGTAGCCCGTGCGGGACTTGGCGAGTAGGGTCAGGTGACTGCCGTCGCTCATTGTGACTTCGGTTCCGTAGATCGGCTTTATGCCGTACTGCTCGCAAACTTCGTGAAACTTGACTGCGGCGGTGAGCGTGTTGTGATCGGTGATTGCCAGAGCAGGCATGCCAAACAGCGCCGCCTGACGGACAAGTTCTTCTATTGTGGATGCGCCATCGAGGAATGAATATGGCGAATGGCAGTGCAGTTCTATATACAAATTGCCTCCGCTAATCCGCCGTCGCCCGCAGACGCCACTCATCACCGATCTTGTGCAGTTCGAATGTTCCGTGAGGTTCAGTCATCACGCGAAACGCATCCACTTCAGCAATCTTGCCCCAGGACCACGTTGACGATCTCCACTGGTCGATCACCCGAACAATCTCATATCGCCCGCCGTCGTAGGCTGAGCGCCCTGAACGGCTGTATCGAAGTGGCCGTCCATATTGGTCCATGGAGACCCGCACGCGCTCATCGCGGCGCTTGGTAAGGGCGTGGGTCCAAAGATTCAACTTTGACGACTTGAGCAGAAGCGAGCCCGTCACCACCGAGGCTGGCCCGTATCGTTTTCGGAGCGTCCGCATCTCGGCTTCCAGGCTGATCTTCCTTTCATGAGCGAAGCTGTCCGAGTTGTTCGCCGTGTCCAAGAGCGTTAGCTGAACGCTTCCACCAGCGTCGATTCCTGTCACCGCCACGGAAATCTCTACCACGGGTTTCTGTAGCCAAAGTCGCGCCAGGAGTCTGTTCGCGGTACGCAGCAACGTCGCCGCGTCGTGAGATGGCGAGTAAAGGTGTTCATTTTCATGAACGAACGACTGATCATCGGCCTTGATCGTGAGCGCGACCGTGCGGCAGTATTTTCCGCCGCGTTGGAGGTCGAAGGCGATCTTGACTACGCATGCCTGCAACGCCTGCGCGATGATCTCATCGTGCCGAACCTCGTCATCGAAGACATGTCGGTGTTCGATCTTCTGTTGCGGCCACAACGCCTTCACTGGATCGCTGTCCTCCCCGATGGCCAGCCGCCGTAGCTTTAGCGCCATCTGCTTATTGACCTGACGCTCCAACTCAGGCGCAGGGATTTTACGGATGTTGCCGATGGTCGTGACGCCCAGCTTCCCGAGCCGCTGGATGAGTTTGGCGTCCACGCCAGGGAGAAAATCCACGGGGAACTGAGCCAGCAAGTACGGTTCGTGACTTTGCTCGATCACTTCAACATGAACCTGGGCATCGCGGTCCTGGGGCTTCACCATCGCCGCTGCGTGCGCGACCAGCTTAGAACTTCCCAATCCTACCGAGATCGGAACGCCGATCTTGTCGGCGATGGTCCTGGCGAGATGCTGCACGCGGCCAGCAATGTCGGGTCCATCAAACTCGGCGTAATACAGTTCGGGATTGATCGGTTCAACTGAGTTTGTCTCTACGGCGATAACATCCCAAATCGCTTCAGCGGTTTCTGCATAGGAAGCCTGGTCATATGGTAGCACGATCAGGCCCTGGCAGAGCGCGCTGGCGGTAGATGTCGATAAACCTTTGGATATCCCCATCGACCTTGCCTCCGCCGATGCGCACCTTACGGCTCCGTCCGCCGTCGCCAAGACAATCGGCTGTCCAATAAGGTGCGGAAGCCGCGCTCGTTCACACGCGATCCCGATAACTTCCATGCGGATACACACGATCATTTCTCAATCCTCCATGTCCTATTGTTCCTAAATGGTGGTAGACATGTGATTATAGTAGACGTATTGTGCTTTTGTCAAACGTTTGTTCGATTAGTAGGGCAATTTACGGTTGTAGTGAAGAGTGATTTACAGTTGGGGCTTTTACGGCAGAGATTGTGTGGCTATGGGTTGAAAGGAAGAAACAAAAATCGCCCCAGGGGGCAGAGGGGCACCTCAATCCCTGGGGCGATCTTTCGTCTCATAATGGGTAAATCGGATGACCGAAGTGGGCTAGGCAACGTCACGCATCTGCATCTTCATCGTCTTCTTCATCGAGATTGTCGAAGAAGCCTTCAAAATCTCGCATATAATAACGTTCTTCATCTTGCAGATCGACATTTTGGCCCTTACGTGCTCTTTGAGCCATGCGTTTGAGCTGATCGGCCACCATGTCAGCTTCATCAGGACTGTAGGCTTCCATAAAAATGAGCGGCGCTTTTTGACCTGGCTCAGAAGGCTCGCCAGAAAGCGTGAGAATGACCCTGCGCTTGTGTGGTTTCAGCATGAAGCTGCCCACGGACTTCACTATGCCATCCATCGAGTCCAGCTCGTCCTCCCATTCTGGGCCAAACAGATTTCCGATGTGTGGGGGTGCTGTCGTGATGGTCTCGCTCATAGTGCGTCGTCTCCTTGATTTCAAGTAGCACTATTATATTGGCGGTTTCAGGATTTGTCAAACACTTGTTCGTAAGACGGGCGTCATACCACATTTCGCTATTTTGCTACTTAAAAAAATGACACTATTGACACTATTGACACCATTGACGCAAAAGTGTATAATGTGAAAAATTGCAGGAGGATCATCTTATGGCAGCAAACGGATACGTTCATTGGGCCGTCGTCCACAACATCGTTATTCAAGCGAATCACCCAGTGAATGGGGTTATGCAGACGGTGGAATTGTTTGTGACCAATGTCCCTCAAGACCTCGAATATCAAATCGTGAAGGATACGATAGAACAAGCAGGTTATTTTTTTGGAGATTCTGGGGTGAGGTGGGGTAACTATCAGATCGTTCCTGATAAAGATTGGATTACTGGATGGGAGCATGAATTCACCTACCCAAACAAAACAAAAATTTCATACGATGAGCTTCTTGAGCAGAGCAAAATCGAAAAGCGAATAACTCTTCGACTACCACCAATAATTCACAATTATTTGGCGTATTCAGCCTCTTTGACGAATTCGTCATTGAACCAGTTGATCACTGAAATATTAGGAGATTGGCAGCAAGACAAGATGCGAGCACAGGTGAATCGATTTGAGATTTCAGTTCGCCATGAGATTCAATCATATATGAATTATTTGGAAGCAATATCGCTCGGTGGACCGCGTGATGATCTCAGGGCACACCGTGACGCCATAATGAATGCTTATGACGCATACAAAGATGCTTGTAGGGGGGCGAATATACAACCTGACCCTGATGTACTGGTGTATATACCTACCTCAATGCGGTCTGAGTAACGTCACAAACGGAAAATGCGGCGATCAATGCGGGGTATCAAGCTACGCATAATGGGCAGCAAATGAATAGTGAAACACGAAATGCATATAACCATTTCTCTTGATTCAACCGAGCGTTAAGATGATAAGAAACCTCTCTCTGAGATCACAGAACAAGATTTGATTGACCTGATTGATGCACAGGTCAGTGAAGGATTGACGATTGACTATAAAGCCGATTGCAACCGCACGGCTGACGGCAGTGGCTTTGATTTCTTCGGTTTGCACAAAGATATTGCTTCTTTTGCGAATTCATCTGGCGGCGACTTAGTAGTCGGAATGAAGGAAGGCAAAGGGGAAGAGAGCGGATTGCCCAAAGAGTTGGTCGGCATACAAGGGCAATCGGCAGAATCGATCAAACTCAAGCTACAACAATCGGCGGATTCCGCAATAGAGCCACGTGTGGAGTTTTCAATGAAAGATATTCCACTAGAGCGTGGCGGTTTTGCGTTAATAATCAGGATAAAGCGCAGTTTGTTTAAGCCTCACGGTGTGCTGAAAGACCACAGATATTGCTTTGCTCAAAGAAATAATTCGGGGAACGTCAACATGGATATCAGGCAAATCCGAGATGCTTTTATTGGTGCTGACAGCATTGTGAAAGAGATCAGGTCTTTTATTTCACAACGTGTAGAAGCGATTGAGAGGTCAGGGGCGAACACTGTATTAGCCGAAAAAGATGTACCATATTTCAAATTTTCACCAAATGCGAAATACGCAATACATTTGATACCGCTTAATGTGATTGACAATCCAGAACCCATTTCACTACAATCTTTCAAAGATGATTCTGGCGTATATCGCAAACTTGCCGCTTGGGGCTATAATTTTCGTTACAATTTGGATGGCATATTCACATCGAACGAAAAAGGCACATATCCCCATAATTACGGCTACACATACATGCAAGCATATCGCAATGGGATATTTGAATGCGTTGATAGCCAACTATTAGGGCAAGAGCGATATATCAGCACTCCACAATTTGAAAAGCAACTTACAGAAACAATTCACAATTTATTGGATGTGGCTGATATTGTCGGCGTTTCTCCCCCTGTCATGCTCAGTATTTCATTTTATAACATGAAAAACCGACTACTGGATACTGGCAGCTTCGACCGCAGTACCATTTTGTTGCCAGAATTGATACTGGATGATCTTGATATCGATGCGAATCCTGCCAAAGCGTTAAAGCCGATCTTGGACATGTTCCACCAGGCGGCTGGAAATGACAAATCTCCACTAGGCAATTAGCCGTGTAAGAAACGTGGATGTAGCTCTTACACTAATTCAGGTGATCGAAAGCCATGATCTTTTCAGGACACGGCGTCTTTGATTTCTTCCGCATCCGCCGTGCCAGAAGTTTCCTGCGTCTTTGGAGCCGCGTTCTCGTTGACTGTGACGCTGACAGACGAAGCGCCAGGGATTGCAGAGCTTGGCGTGTTAAGAAGCAGGGTCTGGATCGTATCGGAATGACCATTGATGCGCTTCTCGTTGATCCTGGTGCCCACATACGCCAAGAAGCCCAGCCAGGCCC from Capsulimonas corticalis harbors:
- a CDS encoding DNA polymerase III subunit alpha, which gives rise to MYIELHCHSPYSFLDGASTIEELVRQAALFGMPALAITDHNTLTAAVKFHEVCEQYGIKPIYGTEVTMSDGSHLTLLAKSRTGYGNICRLLSTAYAIGGRLTPALPWDQLGLHTEGVICLTGCRQGKISSLIRDHRYNDALEIARQLKAIFGADLFIELQDDSTPHATRVCHELVLMARRIGARCVATNNVHYATSDGMIAHDIKRCISMGITVADNHIARPFNSERRMKSAQEMCDLFAWCPEAIASSMMIAEQCSGDGIMPLGEEITPAYPTPGGIEVAQHLRHLAFSGATRRYRGLPDQVRRRLNEELTVIDMLGYSSYVLHAARIVQWARGEGITVTGRGSAADSIVMYGLNLTDVDVIERRLPFARFLSVGKRPDVDIDFEARRRDDVFRWVARTYGEENVALCNTYATYHAKGALRDVGKALALPPQALAWFTRHISGFADASKIAESFQRNPELRAYASLTKRFEQLFDLCSKIAGHPRHMGSHSSGLVISGLPLSNLNVVTPSARGVLPIVMLDKDDVETAGSVKLDILSLPILAVVKDAERDIQRSDANFQYDTIPREDQATYRMLWSGANMGAFQLGSPAQAALATQLHPSDFEHTVAAIALIRPGPIKARAVKKYVAARNGYSRIEYLHPALEPILGRTYGVCCFQEQVSYIIAAMLNINDAQAEVWRKQLAKHARFGTMGQARQSFVKRACYVHRDLSLENAHKIMDELEGWGSLGFTESHSASFALTAQKTAYMICHRPIQYYSALMSSDTPCGFYAPQSIAAEARRRGAQILPLSINESALACTTDDQAISIRIGFCLLSGIRNEDVDAILAQRESGAYRSLLDFCVRVPLRRDLLESLILCGAFDDLHDYNRRGLIWRLNETIAKAQAIRADTTSSSQQRLELRMVGADATPIAWEIEDFSDWDKLLWEWRIISVTTSCHPFAHLRQSLAARGIITAHEAMQLKTGYRATVAGLNIRPHRPPNKAGGRFLFTTIEDESAYMQTAFYNDAIENNMATILLSPAVIVRGKMVRKGYGCSMEVEKAWPLSIKDFRPAESVESRQELVEVARTGARSYR
- a CDS encoding DinB/UmuC family translesion DNA polymerase, which codes for MIVCIRMEVIGIACERARLPHLIGQPIVLATADGAVRCASAEARSMGISKGLSTSTASALCQGLIVLPYDQASYAETAEAIWDVIAVETNSVEPINPELYYAEFDGPDIAGRVQHLARTIADKIGVPISVGLGSSKLVAHAAAMVKPQDRDAQVHVEVIEQSHEPYLLAQFPVDFLPGVDAKLIQRLGKLGVTTIGNIRKIPAPELERQVNKQMALKLRRLAIGEDSDPVKALWPQQKIEHRHVFDDEVRHDEIIAQALQACVVKIAFDLQRGGKYCRTVALTIKADDQSFVHENEHLYSPSHDAATLLRTANRLLARLWLQKPVVEISVAVTGIDAGGSVQLTLLDTANNSDSFAHERKISLEAEMRTLRKRYGPASVVTGSLLLKSSKLNLWTHALTKRRDERVRVSMDQYGRPLRYSRSGRSAYDGGRYEIVRVIDQWRSSTWSWGKIAEVDAFRVMTEPHGTFELHKIGDEWRLRATAD
- a CDS encoding toxin-antitoxin system HicB family antitoxin — protein: MAANGYVHWAVVHNIVIQANHPVNGVMQTVELFVTNVPQDLEYQIVKDTIEQAGYFFGDSGVRWGNYQIVPDKDWITGWEHEFTYPNKTKISYDELLEQSKIEKRITLRLPPIIHNYLAYSASLTNSSLNQLITEILGDWQQDKMRAQVNRFEISVRHEIQSYMNYLEAISLGGPRDDLRAHRDAIMNAYDAYKDACRGANIQPDPDVLVYIPTSMRSE
- a CDS encoding AlbA family DNA-binding domain-containing protein; its protein translation is MIDLIDAQVSEGLTIDYKADCNRTADGSGFDFFGLHKDIASFANSSGGDLVVGMKEGKGEESGLPKELVGIQGQSAESIKLKLQQSADSAIEPRVEFSMKDIPLERGGFALIIRIKRSLFKPHGVLKDHRYCFAQRNNSGNVNMDIRQIRDAFIGADSIVKEIRSFISQRVEAIERSGANTVLAEKDVPYFKFSPNAKYAIHLIPLNVIDNPEPISLQSFKDDSGVYRKLAAWGYNFRYNLDGIFTSNEKGTYPHNYGYTYMQAYRNGIFECVDSQLLGQERYISTPQFEKQLTETIHNLLDVADIVGVSPPVMLSISFYNMKNRLLDTGSFDRSTILLPELILDDLDIDANPAKALKPILDMFHQAAGNDKSPLGN